A window from Hymenobacter volaticus encodes these proteins:
- a CDS encoding nuclear transport factor 2 family protein, with the protein MYKPVSLLLFAAIGYLSGPPARTTDTRPSAYWTLVLAERNFAEFTGKHGIKAGFTRYLADEALVVVRGRYQLGKPLYEKMADQPSVLSWWPVYADIAASGDFGYTTGPFEVRPQATTDAPVAFGQFTSVWRKTSTGEWKVLADVGITHPAPNQPAAATLHEPSVTRKKFLAATDTATSQKELLGLEADIAQVAGSRSLGAAYRQVLAPTEAVRLYRTGSQPYVGPTAIPFAASQTARATYTSVKAVAAASNDLGFTYGYAQYQQQSGPFLRIWRRDANCVWKLVHEVMDLH; encoded by the coding sequence ATGTACAAGCCCGTTTCTCTGTTGCTTTTTGCAGCCATCGGCTATCTGAGCGGGCCGCCGGCCCGCACCACCGACACCCGCCCGTCAGCGTATTGGACTTTGGTGTTGGCAGAGCGCAACTTTGCTGAATTCACTGGTAAGCACGGTATTAAAGCCGGATTCACGCGCTACTTAGCGGATGAAGCGTTGGTTGTGGTAAGGGGCCGATACCAGCTCGGTAAGCCGTTGTACGAGAAGATGGCCGACCAACCGAGCGTGCTTTCCTGGTGGCCCGTGTACGCTGACATAGCTGCTTCCGGTGATTTTGGCTACACTACGGGGCCTTTCGAGGTAAGGCCTCAGGCAACTACTGATGCGCCGGTGGCTTTTGGGCAGTTTACTAGCGTCTGGCGCAAAACCAGCACTGGAGAGTGGAAAGTGTTGGCCGATGTAGGCATCACGCATCCTGCTCCCAATCAGCCAGCGGCAGCTACCTTACATGAGCCCTCTGTCACAAGAAAAAAGTTCTTAGCCGCTACCGACACAGCTACTAGTCAAAAAGAGTTGTTGGGTCTGGAGGCCGATATAGCGCAGGTGGCTGGTTCTCGATCGTTGGGAGCTGCTTACCGCCAAGTGCTAGCGCCCACCGAAGCAGTGCGACTGTATCGAACGGGTAGTCAGCCGTACGTGGGGCCAACTGCTATACCATTTGCGGCCAGCCAAACTGCGCGGGCCACCTATACTTCCGTAAAAGCAGTAGCAGCTGCATCCAACGACTTAGGCTTTACCTATGGCTATGCCCAGTACCAGCAGCAAAGCGGCCCTTTTCTGCGCATCTGGAGACGGGACGCAAACTGCGTGTGGAAATTAGTACACGAAGTAATGGACTTGCACTAG
- a CDS encoding organic hydroperoxide resistance protein: MATTEKKTLYTAEAAAVGGRSGHVRSTTGIIDLDMSVPEGLGGKKGATNPEELFAAGYASCFQQALLVIAQRANDKLDADTTVNCSVSLFQEGEGYGLSAILDVDLKKFDHDKTIDMVRQAHKICPYSVGTRGNMEVELRVQGQPIPVEAEENAGVAKES; this comes from the coding sequence ATGGCAACCACTGAAAAGAAAACTCTCTACACGGCTGAAGCTGCTGCCGTTGGCGGCCGTAGCGGCCACGTACGTTCCACTACGGGTATTATCGACCTCGATATGTCGGTGCCAGAAGGCTTAGGTGGAAAGAAAGGAGCTACCAATCCGGAAGAACTGTTTGCTGCTGGTTATGCTTCTTGCTTTCAGCAAGCTCTATTGGTTATTGCGCAGCGTGCCAACGATAAACTCGACGCCGACACCACTGTAAACTGCTCGGTGTCGTTGTTCCAGGAGGGAGAAGGCTATGGCTTGAGCGCTATACTCGACGTAGATCTGAAGAAATTCGACCACGATAAAACCATTGACATGGTGCGCCAAGCACACAAAATATGTCCTTATTCGGTAGGTACCCGTGGCAACATGGAAGTGGAACTACGAGTACAGGGACAACCTATTCCGGTTGAAGCCGAAGAAAATGCCGGTGTAGCCAAAGAAAGCTAG
- the sucC gene encoding ADP-forming succinate--CoA ligase subunit beta, with product MNIHEYQGKDILKRYGVRVQEGIVADTADQAVAAAKKLNADTGTSWYVIKAQIHAGGRGKGGGVKLAKNLDQVKEIADQIIGMQLVTKQTGAEGRKVHKVLVAQDVYYPGESETKEYYMSVLLDRGTGKNVIIYTTEGGMDIEEVAEAHPEKIHREHIDPRVGLRPFQAAKIAFNLGLTGPAQKEMVKFVTALYKAYDDTDSAMFEINPVLKTSDNKILAVDAKVTLDENAMYRHPDFAALRDTNEEDPLEVEASASNLNYVKLDGNVGCMVNGAGLAMATMDIIKLSGGEPANFLDVGGGANAQTVEAGFRIILKDPNVKAILINIFGGIVRCDRVANGVVEAYKNIGDIKVPIIVRLQGTNAEEGARIIDESGLKVYSAVLLKDAAERVKEVLAM from the coding sequence ATGAACATTCACGAGTATCAGGGCAAAGACATTCTGAAGCGCTACGGTGTACGCGTGCAGGAAGGCATTGTGGCCGACACCGCCGATCAGGCAGTGGCCGCCGCCAAGAAGCTGAACGCTGACACCGGCACTAGCTGGTACGTAATCAAAGCCCAAATTCACGCTGGCGGCCGCGGCAAAGGGGGCGGCGTGAAGCTGGCCAAAAACCTGGATCAGGTAAAAGAAATTGCCGACCAGATTATCGGCATGCAGCTCGTGACCAAACAAACCGGCGCCGAAGGCCGCAAAGTGCACAAAGTGCTTGTTGCCCAGGACGTGTACTATCCCGGCGAGTCGGAAACTAAGGAGTATTACATGAGCGTGCTGCTCGACCGTGGCACCGGCAAAAACGTCATCATCTACACCACCGAAGGCGGTATGGACATCGAGGAGGTTGCCGAGGCGCACCCCGAGAAAATCCACCGCGAGCATATCGACCCACGCGTGGGGTTGCGTCCGTTCCAGGCCGCCAAAATTGCCTTCAACCTCGGCCTGACTGGCCCAGCCCAAAAGGAAATGGTGAAATTCGTAACGGCGCTTTACAAAGCCTACGACGACACCGATTCGGCCATGTTCGAAATCAACCCCGTGTTGAAGACTTCGGACAACAAAATTCTGGCCGTTGACGCCAAGGTGACCCTGGACGAAAACGCTATGTATCGTCACCCCGATTTTGCTGCCCTGCGCGACACCAACGAGGAAGACCCCTTGGAAGTGGAAGCTTCGGCCTCAAACCTGAACTACGTGAAGCTTGACGGCAACGTAGGGTGCATGGTAAACGGCGCGGGCTTGGCCATGGCCACCATGGACATTATCAAACTAAGCGGTGGTGAACCCGCCAACTTCCTCGACGTAGGGGGTGGAGCTAATGCCCAAACTGTAGAAGCTGGTTTCCGCATCATCCTGAAGGATCCGAACGTGAAAGCCATCCTCATCAACATCTTCGGTGGCATCGTGCGTTGCGACAGGGTGGCAAACGGTGTAGTAGAAGCCTATAAGAACATTGGCGACATCAAAGTGCCGATTATTGTGCGTCTGCAAGGCACTAACGCCGAGGAAGGCGCCCGCATCATCGACGAGTCAGGCCTCAAGGTGTATTCAGCCGTACTGTTGAAAGACGCCGCTGAGCGCGTGAAAGAAGTGTTGGCAATGTAA